In Zingiber officinale cultivar Zhangliang chromosome 6A, Zo_v1.1, whole genome shotgun sequence, a single genomic region encodes these proteins:
- the LOC121995932 gene encoding uncharacterized protein LOC121995932, with amino-acid sequence MHPAQQQEGDFMHQFPGPQPHPTGMESSSMAAAGDFHQMLPAQQQQGDFMDQHPGPPPFMVSPPPVQMGPPPMPSPVQMDPPPLMGPPPFPPPVQMGPPPLMGPPPMPPPVLMGPPPFPPPVQMGPPSMPPPVQMGPPPFPPPVQMGAPPFMGPPSFPAFPGDFEMAEPRYQLPPPTRFTEYPSFASIESSDDDEVEEIRPSPEFDQKHHRQVNKLIRDEDSRELENLATNPDGQLVNLMGDPLLSVVISCQKTQIALKLIGLPDCNLAAKNYNGDTALHVAAIAGDRKVAKALLTKSPQLAEKRNNKGETPLHKAALYGRRDIFFLLVSKGQISPEDRTDDGATALHCAIMGNAQELALTIATRWPQLAMSRNNAAVTPLQLLVTIPEAFRSQLVLGSLDNLLYNWIPLPKDTRKGRVEDFEDEDLEDENSEKAEDEEKGIKAFRSKFPSECKTFLDLVELTIIMPGRWIRMLFYIILRPSHIFLFKFLWQVSPRVRRLNRLKETHRDAIKLIECIAKDPAYFDFCSKGGRSENQAPASSTGFYFTSPHGIPGRQNWSNSEQRNLLYAFVDKLLILDDATGGSDAPAIKGLLRSANRALESMSSVRDWSEPPLIMGAEMGLHEFVEKILQVCPQSATYLDSRGRNVLQVAIECGNREIVETIRRMTAGDNPVLPSWLLSHTESRRTILHFASERIPPDTDDAVQLQDELLFFETVKEMVPKELVYSRNKEEKTAQEVFSESHKEMLHSCKNQLTEMGKTCAGLVAAVVFASSFSIPGEKDDKTGNPVYMNRLPFKIFSHTYVIGLSCAATSLVLFLSLVISPYKEQQFRRAIPTKYFLACLSFAMALLALLVAFTCNIFLQIYGGQRTESDDLIPLILELIVFPALCFIVLYYRGATFSPAFRRIWK; translated from the exons ATGCACCCGGCGCAGCAACAAGAGGGCGATTTCATGCATCAGTTCCCGGGCCCACAACCTCACCCCACGGGGATGGAGTCGTCGTCGATGGCCGCCGCCGGAGATTTCCATCAGATGCTCCCGGCGCAGCAACAGCAGGGCGATTTCATGGATCAGCACCCGGGCCCACCACCTTTCATGGTCTCGCCACCACCTGTCCAAATGGGCCCACCACCTATGCCGTCACCCGTTCAAATGGACCCACCACCACTAATGGGCCCACCTCCTTTCCCGCCGCCTGTTCAAATGGGCCCACCACCACTAATGGGCCCACCACCTATGCCGCCGCCTGTTCTAATGGGCCCACCTCCTTTCCCACCACCTGTTCAAATGGGCCCACCATCTATGCCGCCGCCTGTTCAAATGGGCCCACCTCCTTTCCCGCCACCTGTTCAAATGGGCGCACCGCCTTTCATGGGCCCGCCAAGCTTCCCGGCGTTCCCCGGCGACTTCGAGATGGCGGAGCCGCGATACCAGCTGCCACCCCCGACCCGGTTCACGGAATACCCGAGCTTCGCGTCGATAGAGAGCAGCGACGACGACGAGGTGGAGGAGATTCGGCCGTCGCCCGAGTTTGACCAGAAGCACCACCGGCAGGTCAACAAGTTGATCCGTGACGAGGACAGTCGTGAGCTCGAGAATCTGGCCACGAACCCTGACGGTCAGCTGGTCAACCTCATGGGCGACCCCCTGCTCAGCGTCGTCATCTCCTGCCAGAAAACCCAGATCGCGCTTAAACTCATCGGCCTGCCAGACTGCAATCTCGCCGCTAAGAACTACAACGGCGACACGGCGCTGCATGTGGCCGCCATCGCAGGCGACCGGAAG gtGGCGAAGGCATTGCTGACCAAGTCCCCCCAACTGGCGGAGAAACGAAACAACAAGGGGGAGACGCCGCTGCACAAGGCGGCGCTCTACGGGCGGAGGGATATATTTTTCCTACTGGTGAGCAAGGGGCAAATCTCGCCGGAAGACCGGACGGACGACGGCGCCACCGCACTCCATTGCGCCATCATGGGCAATGCGCAGG AGCTGGCGTTGACGATTGCGACGAGATGGCCGCAATTAGCGATGAGCCGGAATAACGCGGCGGTGACACCGTTGCAACTGCTGGTGACCATTCCCGAGGCGTTCCGGAGCCAACTAGTTCTCGGCTCACTCGATAACCTCCTTTATAACT GGATTCCCCTGCCCAAGGACACTCGCAAGGGCCGTGTAGAAGACTTCGAg GACGAGGACCTTGAGGATGAAAATTCAGAAAAAGCTGAAGATGAAGAAAAGGGTATCAAGGCATTTCGCTCAAAGTTCCCTTCTGAATGCAAGACTTTTCTCGATCTAGTGGAACTCACCATTATCATGCCGG GAAGATGGATTCGTATGTTATTTTACATAATTCTAAGACCAAGTCACATATTTCTTTTCAAATTTCTGTGGCAAG TTTCGCCCAGAGTTAGAAGACTCAACCGGCTGAAAGAAACCCACAGAGACGCTATAAAACTGATAGAATGCATAGCGAAGGATCCTGCGTACttcgatttctgctccaagggaggaagaagtgagAACCAGGCTCCGGCGTCGTCGACGGGCTTCTACTTCACCTCGCCACATGGCATTCCGGGCCGTCAGAACTGGTCGAATTCCGAGCAGCGCAACCTCCTGTACGCGTTCGTCGACAAGCTCCTCATCCTCGACGACGCCACAGGCGGCAGCGACGCGCCGGCGATCAAGGGGCTTCTCCGGAGCGCGAATAGGGCGCTGGAGTCGATGTCGTCGGTGCGGGACTGGTCGGAGCCGCCGTTGATCATGGGGGCGGAGATGGGCCTGCACGAGTTCGTGGAAAAGATACTCCAGGTGTGCCCGCAGTCGGCAACGTACTTGGACAGCCGCGGCCGGAACGTCCTCCAGGTGGCGATCGAGTGCGGCAACCGGGAGATCGTGGAGACCATCCGCCGGATGACGGCCGGCGACAACCCTGTCCTGCCCTCCTGGCTGCTCTCGCACACCGAGTCGAGGAGGACCATCCTCCATTTTGCCTCGGAGAGGATTCCTCCCGATACGGACGACGCCGTGCAATTGCAAGACGAACTCCTTTTTTTCGAG ACGGTGAAAGAGATGGTGCCGAAGGAGCTGGTGTACAGCCGGAACAAGGAGGAGAAGACGGCGCAAGAGGTGTTCAGCGAGAGCCACAAGGAGATGCTGCATAGCTGCAAGAACCAGCTGACGGAGATGGGGAAGACCTGCGCGGGGCTGGTGGCTGCAGTGGTGTTCGCGTCGAGCTTCTCGATCCCCGGCGAGAAAGACGATAAGACAGGGAACCCGGTGTACATGAACAGGCTGCCCTTCAAGATCTTCTCCCACACCTACGTCATCGGCCTCTCCTGCGCCGCCACCTCGCTggtcctcttcctctccctcgtcATCTCGCCCTACAAGGAGCAGCAGTTCCGGCGGGCCATTCCGACCAAGTACTTCTTGGCCTGCTTGTCCTTCGCCATGGCGCTCTTAGCGCTGCTCGTCGCCTTCACCTGCAACATCTTCCTGCAGATTTACGGCGGGCAGAGGACGGAGTCCGACGACCTAATTCCGCTCATACTAGAGCTCATCGTCTTCCCTGCCCTCTGCTTCATTGTGCTGTACTACAGGGGAGCAACTTTTTCGCCGGCTTTCAGGCGTATTTGGAAGTAG